CCAAAAAGTACAACATCTGCATTTAGTTCTTTTGCTCTATAATACAGTTTGTCTATTCCATAGTGAATCCCATATCTATGCCCATGGGATAAAAAGATTTTTAACCCCTCTATATCTATTAATCTTTCCTTTAGAGAAGAATCTCCCCTGTCCCAATCATTATTTCCTGCAACATATATAATATCTCTATTATACTTTTTATTTAAGCTTATAATATCTTCATAATGATCCCCTAGGTGTATTATCTTATCTATATTATCTAATGACTCTATAGCCCTATCCAAGTTATAAAGATCTCCATGAGAATCACTTACTATAGCTATCTTCATTAATTCCTCCAAAGACCTTATAATCTTTTAAGCTTATTTCTTAAATTCTCAAGTGCCCTACTTCTATGACTCATTGAATTTTTCTCATCCATTGATAATTCTCCAAATGTACTTGTATATCCATCAGGAGTAAATAGTGGGTCATATCCAAAGCCATTTTCTCCACGAGGACTTTTTTCAATCACTCCTCTTACTTCTCCTCTAACTACTATCTTTTCATTATCTGGAGTAATTAGAGTTAATACTGTAACAAACCTTGCACCTCTTTTAGAATCTTGTACATTTTCCATTTCATTTAAAAGCTTTGTATTATTTTCTTCATCTGTAGCATTTTCACCTGCATATCTTGCTGAATACACCCCTGGGCTTAAGCCTAATGCATAAACTTGAAGTCCTGAATCATCTGCAAGAACGGCATGCTTAGTTAATTTCTTTACTTCATTTGCCTTTTTAAATGAGTTTTCTTCAAATGTTAAACCATCTTCTTCTACATCTATATCAATACCAGCATCTTTTAAAGATATAACATCTATACTAAGATTTTTTAGTATATTTCTAATTTCAATAAGCTTATGTTCATTATTACTTGCAAGAACTACTTTATCAATTCTAGTTACTCTTTTCTCTCCAATTCTGCTTTTCCCTTGTCCTAGTGCTTGTTTTTGTATCTTTATTATTTCATCTATTCCACTCTTAGCGGTTTCTATCATATTATTCATCTCATTTAATGTATAAGGCCTTTCCTCTCCAGTACCTTGAATCTCGATAAATTCATGTAAGTCTGTCATAACAATATTCATATCTACTGCTGCTGATGAATCCTCTTCATAGCAAAGGTCTAGAATAACTTCATTCTCTAATACCCCTACACTTACAGCAGCCACATAACTTTTTATTGGATACTCTTTAAACTTAACACTTGCGTCTAGTTTATTAATTGCATCAACTAAAGCTACGAATGCTCCTGTTATAGATGCACATCTAGTTCCACCATCTGCTTGTATTACATCGCAATCTATCCATATAGTTCTCTCTCCAAGTTTTTTAAGGTCAACAACTGATCTTAAACTTCTACCTATTAGCCTTTGAATTTCTGATGTTCTTCCATCAACCTTTCCCTTCGATGATTCACGTGCCTTTCTATTTCCAGTTGACCTTGGAATCATTCCATATTCTGCTGTTATCCATCCTTCTCCAGTACCCTTTATAAAATGTGGAACTCTATCTTCAATAGAAGCTGTACATATAACCTTAGTTTCTCCAAACTCTATAAGTACAGACCCTTCTGCGTGCTTTATGTAATCTCTTGTTATTTTAATATCTCTTAGCTTATTAAAATTTCTCTTGTCTATTCTCTTCATGACATATCTCCTTATCTAAGAACTTAAAAACTATATCTTATATATTTCATCTGACTCAGGCTGAGTTAGCTTCATCTTATTATTATCTTTT
The nucleotide sequence above comes from Clostridium cylindrosporum DSM 605. Encoded proteins:
- a CDS encoding XTP/dITP diphosphatase produces the protein MGEKRVTRIDKVVLASNNEHKLIEIRNILKNLSIDVISLKDAGIDIDVEEDGLTFEENSFKKANEVKKLTKHAVLADDSGLQVYALGLSPGVYSARYAGENATDEENNTKLLNEMENVQDSKRGARFVTVLTLITPDNEKIVVRGEVRGVIEKSPRGENGFGYDPLFTPDGYTSTFGELSMDEKNSMSHRSRALENLRNKLKRL
- a CDS encoding metallophosphoesterase codes for the protein MKIAIVSDSHGDLYNLDRAIESLDNIDKIIHLGDHYEDIISLNKKYNRDIIYVAGNNDWDRGDSSLKERLIDIEGLKIFLSHGHRYGIHYGIDKLYYRAKELNADVVLFGHTHRQFYELYDGITFFNPGSIAYPRDIGPGFGLIDINQGEFTIFPMRMQSV